The genomic interval CAGTCAATACTCATACAGCTATCATGACATAAACACAGTCAATACTCATACAGCTATCATGACATAAACACATTCAACATTCATACAGCTATCATGACATAAACACAGTCAATACTCATACAGCTATCATGACATAAACACAGTCAATACTCATACAGCTATCATGACATAAACACAGTCAACATTCATACAGCTATCATGCCATAAACACAGTCAATTCTCATACAGCTATCATGACATAAACACATGCAGGAAACACATGGAAtactacaatacacacacacacacacacacacataggtttAGCCCGTACCCACTACCAGAGTCAGGGGTCTGCTGGTCAGTCTCTGTGCATCACTCTCCACTGCACACCGCACCGCGCCCATGTCACGCCCGGGAACCATGGCAACGGGGAACCAGGCAACCAGCGACTCCGTTGCCACATCGGAACCCACCTCCTTGTCGTCAAGGAAGAGGTAGAAGGTCACGGGAGGGGTTCCCCTTGACGACCTGCAGGTCACATTGCCGTGGTAACTCAAACCCTCTTTGGAGATGGTGAAAGATATTTGGGGTACGGAGAgatagactgagggagagagagagagagagagagagagagagagagagagagagagagagagagagagagagagagagagagagagagagagagagagagagagagagagagagagagagagagagagagagagagagagagagagagagagagagagagagagagagagagagagtagggcagagagaaatgaagagagagacagagggggacagaaataggggggagagaaaggagggtgAGAAAGGAgggtgagaaaggagggagagaaaggagggtgagaaaggagggagagaaaggagggtgAGAAAGGAGGGTGAGAaagggaaaggaagagagagagataaagagagcaaAACGTTTGACACGGTTAACATTTCATACGTTCTCGGTGTAAATAGTCTCTGTGATCGCCATTCCCCAGGTCCAGTATGGTTGTGGTTGTGACTTAACCTTCGACTTTTAACCTCTGCAATTGTACCTTTGATCCTGACCGTGACCTCTCTGCTGCTGGAGAACCTGCTGTTGGTCTGCATCCTGGTCCCGGCAATGCACGAATAATTCCCAGCATGCTTTGTTGTGACCCTCTCCACTACCAGCGTGTTCCCCACCGGCCAGAGCAGAAGCGGGGTCAAAGGTGAGGTTGGagatgatgtcacttcctgtctGTTGTAGAACCAGGTGTAGGAGAGGTGGGAGCCCTTGGTGACATCACAGGTGAGAGTGAGCCGCAACCCCTCGTAGAGAATGGGAGGATCAGGGTCAGAAGTCACCATAGTGCCTGAGACAGGGACTGAggtggggtggaggagagggggatagaggagagggggatagaggagagggggatagaggagaggaggatggaggagaggaggatggaggaagggggatagaggagaggaggatggaggaaggggatggaggagagggggatggaggaaggcggatggaggagagggggatggaggagagggggatagaggagaggaggatggaggaaggggatggaggagagggggatggaggagagggggatagaggagagggggatagaggagaggaggatggaggaaggggatggaggagagggggatggaggagagggggatagaggagaggaggatggaggaaggggatggaggagagggggatggaggagagggggatagaggagaggaggatggaggaaggggatggaggagagggggatggaggagagggggatagaggagaggaggatggaggaaggggatggaggagaggcggatggaggagagggggatagaggagaggaggatggaggaaggggaaggaggagagggggatgtaggagagggggatagaggagaggaggatggaggaaggggatggaggagagggggatggaggagagggggatagaggagagggggatagaggaagGGGACGGGTGAAAGCATTTAGCTGTGAAATGATCGATTCCACTGAAACAGCTCTACCACTCATTTGTAAGCATACACAAGtctagttaacacacacacagtccatccccctctttacacacacacacacacacacacacacacacacacacacacacacacacacacacacacacacacacacacacacacacacacacacacacacacacacacacacacacacacacacacccttctacTCACTCACTACTTGCAGGCGGACTGTTCCACTGAGGCCCATGTTTCCACCTGCCGTCACCCTGCAGTGGTACGATCCTTCTGACGTCACAGAGATCTTCAGGAAGAACATAGCCGATTGGTCGTCTTGGAGGTCGTTGCTCGTGGCGACCAGGTGGTTGCCGTCCTTCAGGAGCTCGTATGTGTTTGGTGGAGGAGACCCAGGTGACCTACATTGGAACACTACCTTGGAGTTCAGGTAGGCCTTGTCTGGACCAATCAGAATAGGGCTAGGGAGAGGTGAACCACCTGCAGAGAGGGAGTAGGTTGAAGTAGCCTCAAGATGCTGATCTCGGGTCAGTGTTGCATTTCCTTAATGGCTAAGGTTAAGGTTGGGGAAgcagatcctagatctgtacctagaggaaacttcagCCCAGAGCTAGGAAGTGGGCCACAGAGCTCAGAAACATGGTTTGAGATTTGTTTAGATTCTTTAGAACGTTGCTGTCAAGCAGTTGGAGAGCTTAGTATGGCTGTGAAACTCAAACAAGTGAATTTGACATTTTCTCATTGAACCATATGGAGGATATAATAGACTGTGAAAAGAGTCATATGTGAGATACAACTGTCAAATTGAATGTAATTGGAAAACAGAAAAACGGAACAATTTGAATACATACCCATTATGGACACTAGACAGGCCGCAACTGGAGGAGAACAAACCAACAGAAACACTTTAGTGCAGGACACTAAATGTGGACCCAGGCTACTACTAGGACCCACTAGCGTGGgtcctagtctccttatggcattgccatgtttggcatgacaatgacagCAATGGAGTCGGTAAGAGCCACAAACTGATCTGGGGTCAGGGTATAACTTTGTTTAATAAATGAATACAAAATTGTTTCACTGACTCACCTAAAACAGGCAATAAACATAATTCTTGTTTTTTCTTCATACCCAGGCTCGGTCTTCTTCCGTAGCATGTTGTCTGTATACGtgtcatgggtgtgtgtgtgtgtttctgtgtgtgtgtttcagggtgtTGCACGGTCCACCACATGCTAGAGAGAGATAACGTGAGTATGTGCATCTCTAATCAAAAAGCTACTAACCTACTACAACTATACTGTCCATCTAGACAACACTATGACTACTAACCTACTACAACTATACTGTCCATCTAGACAACACTGTTACTACTAACCTACTACAACTATACTGTCATCTAGACAACACTATGACTACTAACCTACTACAACTATACTGTCATCTAGACAACACTGTGACTACTAACCTACTACAACTATACTGTCATCTAGACAACACTATGACTACTAACCTACTACAACTATACTGTCATCTAGACAACACTGTGACTACTAACCTACTACAACTATACTGTCCATCTAGACAACACTATGACTACTAACCTACTACAACTATACTGTCATCTAGACAACACTGTtactactaaactactacaacTATACTGTCATCTAGACAACACTATGACTACTAACCTACTACAACTATACTGTCATCTAGACAACACTATGACTACTAACCTACTACAACTATACTGTCATCTAGACAACACTATGACTACTAACCTACTACAACTATACTGTCATCTAGACAACACTATGACTACTAACCTACTACAACTATACTGTCATCTAGACAACACTATGACTACTAACCTACTACAACTATACTGTCATCTAGACAACACTGTGACTACTAACCTACTACAACTATACTGTCCATCTTGACAACACTATGACTACTAACCTACTACAACTATACTGTCATCTAGACAACACTATGACTACTAACCTACTACAACTATACTGTCATCTAGACAACACTATGACTACTAACCTACTACAACTATACTGTCATCTAGACAACACTGTGACTACTAACCTACTACAACTATACTGTCATCTTGACAACACACTATGACTACTAACCTACTACAACTATACTGTCCATCTAGACAACACTATGACTACTAACCTACTACAACTATACTGTCATCTAGATAACACTATGACTACTAACCTACTACAACTATACTGTCCATCTAGACAACACACTATGACTACTAACCTACTACAACTATACTGTCATCTAGACAACACTATGACTACTAACCTACTACAACTATACTGTCCATCTAGACAACACTATGACTACTAATCTACTATAACTATACTGTCATCTAGACAACACACTATGACTACTAACCTACTACAACTATACTGTCATCTAGACAACACTATGACTACTAACCTACTACAACTATACTGTCCATCTAGACACTATGACTACTAACCTACTACAACTATACTGTCATCTAGACAACACTATGACTACTAACCTACTACAACTATACTGTCCATCTAGACACTATGACTACTAACCTACTACAACTATACTGTCATCTAGACAACACTGTGACTACTAACCTACTACAACTATACTGTCATCTAGACAACACTATGACTACTAACCTACTACAACTATACTGTCATCTAGACAACACTATGACTACTAACCTACTACAACTATACTGTCATCTAGACAACACTATGACTACTAACCTACTACAACTATACTGTCCATCTAGACAACACTGACTACTAACCTACTACAACTATACTGTCCATCTAGACAACACTGTGACTACTAACCTACTACAACTATACTGTCCATCTAGACAACACTATGACTACTAACCTACTACAACTATACTGTCATCTAGACAACACTATGACTACTAACCTACTACAACTATACTGTCCATCTAGACAACACTGACTACTAACCTACTACAACTATACTGTCCATCTAGACAACACTGACTACTAACCTACTACAACTATACTGTCCATCTAGACAACACTGTGACTACTAACCTACTACAACTATACTGTCCATCTAGACAACACTGTGACTACTAACCTACTACAACTATACTGTCCATCTAGACAACACTGACTACTAACCTACTACAACTATACTGTCATCTAGACAACACACTGACTACTAACCTACTACAACTATACTGTCATCTAGACAACACACTGACTACTAACCTACTACAACTATACTGTCATCTAGACAACACTGTTACTACTAACCTACTACAACTTAACAGGCTAAATTCACAGACAAGGTGAAGTTATGAATGGATGACAGAAGGAACCAGGGTTTTGAGAAAACAACAACAGAACTGTGACATAACACCACAGACTTTTAATAGAAGCTCTTTTATAACTGCTTTCATAGAAGTTCACATTTAAAAACAGTATTTgatcaaatataaaaaatgtattaataaaaaaACTCAAGCAGGTGCAGAAACAACATCTATTTCATAGTAAGAGCTTTTACATGTATATTTCACACCATTAAACACATCAGTATTCTAACAGTACACATCAGTATTCTAACAGTACACATCAGTATTCTAACAGTACACATCAGTATTCTAACAGTACACATCAGTATTCTAACAGTACACATCAGTATTCTAACAGTACACATCAGTATTCTAACAGTACACATCAGTATTCTAACAGTACACATCAGTATTCTAACAGTGCACATCAGTATTCTAACAGTACACATCAGTATTCTAACAGTACACATCCGTATTCTAACAGTACACATCAGCATTCTAACAGTACACATTAGTAGTACTCTGTCCTCAACACTGTTTACAGGTACAGCCTATATAGCAACATCATCCCCAATGATACAACATACCTGAGAGTTAAGCTTTAACAATCTCATCACAGCTACTAAACACATCAGTACAGTAACACTGGTACTGTAACTTTACTCTTGTTGTTCTTAATACTGCATATGACATTTAGGTACAGCCCAGAGCAATAAACCCTGAATGTTAGGGAGTGACAAAAAGCTCAAAggtcacatctactactactttTGTGAGctaaatatggaatagggtgccatttggctatGTCTGCTCCATAGAGTTGGATAGAGGGTGCATTTGGCACAATGATAGGTGGTGGGTTTCTAACTCTATGGGCTGCATAGAGATAGTTAGAGATCACAACATCGTATCTGTCCCAATAGGGCGTCTGTGGGAGCATGGGAAGCGCCATTGAGGCAATCTTCATTTCGAAGTAGttcattttcttcttctactacttctatgagttggtaaacaaactgaaagggtgcacacTGCCACCTAGAGTGTGtcgtttgaacaggtataaagccaaggttgtcGATTTACAGctacctgcagttatggaatgtttcctCACCAGTATAATTCTTTGGTTGaaccctcctgatgacctggatggaatcATGTGATACTTCCTTATACCATAGGTAGTTCCACTCAGTTGACTACTTCAGAATGGTGAAAGTCCCGAATGTCGCTGCACATGCTAAAACTTTTGGGGACTAGGGTCTTCTATCTATCTTTATGATGGGCTGTCATGATGGGCTGTCATCGCCTGTAGGCTGTGCAGAGGGGTCATTCAGAGGGGTCCGGCGATATGGCTGCCCTGTCCGATGCCTGCTGAGGGGTCCTTCATGGTGGTAGAGCTGGTTTTCTTCCTGCGTCTGAG from Salvelinus alpinus chromosome 2, SLU_Salpinus.1, whole genome shotgun sequence carries:
- the LOC139568029 gene encoding Fc receptor-like protein 5 isoform X3 produces the protein MHILTLSLSSMWWTVQHPETHTQKHTHTPMTRIQTTCYGRRPSLGMKKKQELCLLPVLVAACLVSIMGGSPLPSPILIGPDKAYLNSKVVFQCRSPGSPPPNTYELLKDGNHLVATSNDLQDDQSAMFFLKISVTSEGSYHCRVTAGGNMGLSGTVRLQVVIPVSGTMVTSDPDPPILYEGLRLTLTCDVTKGSHLSYTWFYNRQEVTSSPTSPLTPLLLWPVGNTLVVERVTTKHAGNYSCIAGTRMQTNSRFSSSREVTVRIKVYLSVPQISFTISKEGLSYHGNVTCRSSRGTPPVTFYLFLDDKEVGSDVATESLVAWFPVAMVPGRDMGAVRCAVESDAQRLTSRPLTLVVVPVGGSPKVDVEYLYRVDSKMAAARLQCLLSLGTFPFFSWSLNGSLLLHPSEGDSSHPSHALADGGRTLFLTEITLEDSGYYRCRARDSYDVTSAWVESQPVLVQVTEVSTTTIEVMAIVFCCFLMLTLAGGVACVMRMLNRQRDVVASSEQRATARAANERRFSEHFCIIPDPLSLSDITTRSGVKQVDTSCVDSDVENQTLEITI
- the LOC139568029 gene encoding Fc receptor-like protein 5 isoform X4, with amino-acid sequence MHILTLSLSSMWWTVQHPETHTQKHTHTPMTRIQTTCYGRRPSLGMKKKQELCLLPVLGGSPLPSPILIGPDKAYLNSKVVFQCRSPGSPPPNTYELLKDGNHLVATSNDLQDDQSAMFFLKISVTSEGSYHCRVTAGGNMGLSGTVRLQVVIPVSGTMVTSDPDPPILYEGLRLTLTCDVTKGSHLSYTWFYNRQEVTSSPTSPLTPLLLWPVGNTLVVERVTTKHAGNYSCIAGTRMQTNSRFSSSREVTVRIKVYLSVPQISFTISKEGLSYHGNVTCRSSRGTPPVTFYLFLDDKEVGSDVATESLVAWFPVAMVPGRDMGAVRCAVESDAQRLTSRPLTLVVVPVGGSPKVDVEYLYRVDSKMAAARLQCLLSLGTFPFFSWSLNGSLLLHPSEGDSSHPSHALADGGRTLFLTEITLEDSGYYRCRARDSYDVTSAWVESQPVLVQVTEVSTTTIEVMAIVFCCFLMLTLAGGVACVMRMLNRQRVKDDSANISASSQIHFLCLTSQPGQGSSKWTLPVLTVMLRIRPLRSQYNRRDEIKPNFRLTSSSQKNPSM
- the LOC139568029 gene encoding Fc receptor-like protein 5 isoform X1, whose product is MHILTLSLSSMWWTVQHPETHTQKHTHTPMTRIQTTCYGRRPSLGMKKKQELCLLPVLVAACLVSIMGGSPLPSPILIGPDKAYLNSKVVFQCRSPGSPPPNTYELLKDGNHLVATSNDLQDDQSAMFFLKISVTSEGSYHCRVTAGGNMGLSGTVRLQVVIPVSGTMVTSDPDPPILYEGLRLTLTCDVTKGSHLSYTWFYNRQEVTSSPTSPLTPLLLWPVGNTLVVERVTTKHAGNYSCIAGTRMQTNSRFSSSREVTVRIKVYLSVPQISFTISKEGLSYHGNVTCRSSRGTPPVTFYLFLDDKEVGSDVATESLVAWFPVAMVPGRDMGAVRCAVESDAQRLTSRPLTLVVVPVGGSPKVDVEYLYRVDSKMAAARLQCLLSLGTFPFFSWSLNGSLLLHPSEGDSSHPSHALADGGRTLFLTEITLEDSGYYRCRARDSYDVTSAWVESQPVLVQVTEVSTTTIEVMAIVFCCFLMLTLAGGVACVMRMLNRQRVKDDSANISASSQIHFLCLTSQPGQGSSKWTLPVLTVMLRIRPLRSQYNRRDEIKPNFRLTSSSQKNPSM
- the LOC139568029 gene encoding Fc receptor-like protein 5 isoform X5; translated protein: MHILTLSLSSMWWTVQHPETHTQKHTHTPMTRIQTTCYGRRPSLGMKKKQELCLLPVLVAACLVSIMGGSPLPSPILIGPDKAYLNSKVVFQCRSPGSPPPNTYELLKDGNHLVATSNDLQDDQSAMFFLKISVTSEGSYHCRVTAGGNMGLSGTVRLQVVIPVSGTMVTSDPDPPILYEGLRLTLTCDVTKGSHLSYTWFYNRQEVTSSPTSPLTPLLLWPVGNTLVVERVTTKHAGNYSCIAGTRMQTNSRFSSSREVTVRIKEGLSYHGNVTCRSSRGTPPVTFYLFLDDKEVGSDVATESLVAWFPVAMVPGRDMGAVRCAVESDAQRLTSRPLTLVVVPVGGSPKVDVEYLYRVDSKMAAARLQCLLSLGTFPFFSWSLNGSLLLHPSEGDSSHPSHALADGGRTLFLTEITLEDSGYYRCRARDSYDVTSAWVESQPVLVQVTEVSTTTIEVMAIVFCCFLMLTLAGGVACVMRMLNRQRVKDDSANISASSQIHFLCLTSQPGQGSSKWTLPVLTVMLRIRPLRSQYNRRDEIKPNFRLTSSSQKNPSM
- the LOC139568029 gene encoding Fc receptor-like protein 5 isoform X6, with the translated sequence MHILTLSLSSMWWTVQHPETHTQKHTHTPMTRIQTTCYGRRPSLGMKKKQELCLLPVLVAACLVSIMGGSPLPSPILIGPDKAYLNSKVVFQCRSPGSPPPNTYELLKDGNHLVATSNDLQDDQSAMFFLKISVTSEGSYHCRVTAGGNMGLSGTVRLQVVIPVSGTMVTSDPDPPILYEGLRLTLTCDVTKGSHLSYTWFYNRQEVTSSPTSPLTPLLLWPVGNTLVVERVTTKHAGNYSCIAGTRMQTNSRFSSSREVTVRIKVYLSVPQISFTISKEGLSYHGNVTCRSSRGTPPVTFYLFLDDKEVGSDVATESLVAWFPVAMVPGRDMGAVRCAVESDAQRLTSRPLTLVVVPVGGSPKVDVEYLYRVDSKMAAARLQCLLSLGTFPFFSWSLNGSLLLHPSEGDSSHPSHALADGGRTLFLTEITLEDSGYYRCRARDSYDVTSAWVESQPVLVQVTEVSTTTIEVMAIVFCCFLMLTLAGGVACVMRMLNRQRVKDDSANISASSQIHFLCLTSQPDP
- the LOC139568029 gene encoding Fc receptor-like protein 5 isoform X2; the protein is MHILTLSLSSMWWTVQHPETHTQKHTHTPMTRIQTTCYGRRPSLGMKKKQELCLLPVLVAACLVSIMGGSPLPSPILIGPDKAYLNSKVVFQCRSPGSPPPNTYELLKDGNHLVATSNDLQDDQSAMFFLKISVTSEGSYHCRVTAGGNMGLSGTVRLQVVIPVSGTMVTSDPDPPILYEGLRLTLTCDVTKGSHLSYTWFYNRQEVTSSPTSPLTPLLLWPVGNTLVVERVTTKHAGNYSCIAGTRMQTNSRFSSSREVTVRIKVYLSVPQISFTISKEGLSYHGNVTCRSSRGTPPVTFYLFLDDKEVGSDVATESLVAWFPVAMVPGRDMGAVRCAVESDAQRLTSRPLTLVVVPVGGSPKVDVEYLYRVDSKMAAARLQCLLSLGTFPFFSWSLNGSLLLHPSEGDSSHPSHALADGGRTLFLTEITLEDSGYYRCRARDSYDVTSAWVESQPVLVQVTEVSTTTIEVMAIVFCCFLMLTLAGGVACVMRMLNRQRDVVASSEQRATARAANERRFSEHFCIIPDPLSLSDITTRPLRSQYNRRDEIKPNFRLTSSSQKNPSM